One genomic window of Streptomonospora nanhaiensis includes the following:
- a CDS encoding ubiquitin-like domain-containing protein — protein MRSSSNRGSHRGSRRAPSKPGRQPRRGATEPTGAAGRQHAQGHPGPAAPPPNNGHPGTAATAQFAAAAPGAPRAGRKARRQGRGGLPAVLRSRAAVIGAAAAALLLIGGGTAFAMDQRITLNVDGDERTVHTYGATVQDVLDSAGVTLGEHDAVAPDLDTELGQGDSVLVRSGREFTLTVDGESEPHWVTALTVGEAMDQLGLSGEPLELSVERGAEIPESGLEVEAKEALQVVILRDQVRVETATTAGTVEQVLKDNGITPGEHDIVKPKLDTKPKDGMVIDVMELLTEPKTEEVPIEAEMEERENPDLPAGEENVVQEPKDGVREITTAMVMQEGEETEYVIKEEVVEEPVNGITEIGTKEEPEIDASAEAGSLNWAALAECESGGDPTAVNSAGGYYGLYQFSMATWQSAGGTGSPAEASPEEQTMRAQKLYDMVGGNWQSQWPECGVHLFD, from the coding sequence GTGCGTAGTTCGTCCAACCGCGGATCCCACCGCGGCAGCCGCAGGGCACCGAGCAAGCCTGGCCGCCAGCCCCGCCGAGGCGCCACCGAGCCCACCGGAGCGGCCGGGCGGCAGCACGCGCAGGGACACCCCGGCCCGGCAGCGCCGCCCCCCAACAACGGCCACCCCGGGACCGCCGCCACCGCCCAGTTCGCCGCGGCCGCCCCCGGCGCCCCCCGCGCCGGGCGCAAGGCGCGGCGGCAGGGCCGGGGCGGGCTGCCCGCCGTGCTGCGCTCCCGCGCGGCCGTGATCGGCGCCGCCGCGGCGGCGCTGCTGCTGATCGGCGGCGGCACGGCGTTCGCCATGGACCAGCGCATCACCCTCAACGTCGACGGCGACGAGCGCACCGTGCACACCTACGGCGCCACCGTGCAGGACGTGCTCGACTCCGCCGGGGTGACCCTCGGCGAACACGACGCCGTGGCACCCGACCTCGACACCGAACTGGGCCAGGGCGACAGCGTGCTGGTGCGCTCGGGCCGGGAGTTCACCCTGACCGTCGACGGGGAGTCCGAGCCCCACTGGGTGACCGCGCTGACCGTGGGCGAGGCAATGGACCAGCTGGGGCTGAGCGGCGAGCCGCTGGAGCTGTCGGTCGAGCGCGGCGCCGAGATCCCCGAAAGCGGCCTGGAGGTCGAGGCCAAGGAGGCCCTCCAGGTGGTCATCCTGCGCGACCAGGTCCGTGTCGAGACCGCCACCACCGCCGGCACCGTCGAGCAGGTCCTCAAGGACAACGGCATCACCCCGGGCGAGCACGACATCGTCAAGCCCAAGCTCGACACCAAGCCGAAGGACGGCATGGTCATCGACGTCATGGAGCTGCTCACCGAGCCCAAGACCGAGGAGGTGCCGATCGAGGCCGAGATGGAGGAGCGGGAGAACCCCGACCTCCCCGCCGGTGAGGAGAACGTCGTCCAGGAGCCCAAGGACGGCGTGCGCGAGATCACCACGGCCATGGTCATGCAGGAGGGCGAGGAGACCGAGTACGTCATCAAGGAGGAGGTCGTCGAGGAGCCGGTCAACGGCATCACCGAGATCGGCACCAAGGAGGAGCCCGAGATCGACGCCTCCGCCGAGGCCGGCAGCCTGAACTGGGCGGCCCTGGCCGAGTGCGAGTCCGGCGGCGACCCCACGGCGGTCAACTCCGCGGGCGGCTACTACGGCCTCTACCAGTTCTCCATGGCCACCTGGCAGTCGGCCGGCGGCACCGGGTCCCCGGCCGAGGCCAGCCCCGAGGAGCAGACCATGCGCGCCCAGAAGCTCTACGACATGGTCGGCGGCAACTGGCAGAGCCAGTGGCCGGAGTGCGGGGTCCACCTCTTCGACTGA
- a CDS encoding CaiB/BaiF CoA transferase family protein: MGPLHGIRVVEFTGIGPGPMAAMLLADLGASVLRLDRPAAAEAARQGARPHMTTGRPVLGVDLKSEAGAATALRLVDAADVLLEGFRPGVLERLGLGPDVCLERNPRLVYARMTGWGQDGPLARAAGHDMNYISLNGALHSIGRRGEAPVPPVNLLGDFGGGTMFVVTGILSALVERQTSGRGQVVDAAMVDGSALLMSMVYEDRARGAWSDERGTNYLDTGAPWYDVYTCADGRHVSVGCIEPQFYAAFLAGVGLAGDPDLPDQWDRERWPELRARFAAVLATRTRDEWAAVFEGTDACVQPVLSMPEAAAHPHVRARGSVVEKDGRLYPGPAPRFGRTPGRCTRDPDFPEPSAAETLKAWGLPDVDPA; the protein is encoded by the coding sequence ATGGGGCCTCTGCACGGAATCCGGGTCGTGGAGTTCACCGGGATCGGTCCCGGCCCGATGGCGGCGATGCTGCTCGCCGACCTGGGGGCGAGCGTCCTGCGGCTGGACCGCCCCGCGGCGGCCGAGGCCGCCCGCCAGGGCGCCCGGCCGCACATGACCACCGGCCGGCCGGTCCTGGGGGTGGACCTGAAGTCGGAGGCCGGCGCGGCCACCGCCCTGCGCCTCGTCGACGCCGCCGACGTGCTGCTGGAGGGCTTCCGGCCCGGGGTGCTGGAACGGCTGGGCCTGGGCCCCGACGTCTGCCTGGAGCGCAACCCGCGGCTGGTCTACGCGCGCATGACCGGGTGGGGCCAGGACGGCCCGCTGGCGCGCGCCGCCGGGCACGACATGAACTACATCTCCCTCAACGGCGCCCTGCACAGCATCGGCCGGCGCGGCGAGGCGCCCGTGCCGCCGGTCAACCTGCTCGGCGACTTCGGCGGCGGCACGATGTTCGTGGTCACCGGGATCCTCAGCGCGCTGGTCGAGCGGCAGACGTCGGGACGCGGCCAGGTGGTGGACGCCGCGATGGTCGACGGCAGCGCGCTGCTGATGTCGATGGTCTACGAGGACCGCGCCCGGGGCGCCTGGTCCGACGAGCGGGGCACCAACTACCTCGACACCGGGGCGCCCTGGTACGACGTCTACACCTGCGCCGACGGCCGCCATGTGTCGGTGGGCTGCATCGAGCCGCAGTTCTACGCCGCGTTCCTGGCGGGTGTCGGCCTGGCCGGCGATCCGGACCTGCCCGACCAGTGGGACCGGGAGCGCTGGCCGGAGCTGCGCGCGCGGTTCGCCGCCGTCCTGGCCACGCGCACCCGCGACGAGTGGGCGGCGGTGTTCGAGGGCACCGACGCCTGCGTGCAGCCGGTGCTGTCCATGCCGGAGGCCGCGGCCCACCCCCACGTGCGCGCCCGCGGCTCGGTGGTCGAGAAGGACGGCCGCCTCTACCCCGGCCCCGCGCCGAGGTTCGGCCGCACCCCGGGCCGGTGCACCCGCGACCCCGACTTCCCCGAGCCGTCCGCGGCCGAGACCCTGAAGGCGTGGGGCCTGCCCGACGTGGACCCGGCCTAG
- a CDS encoding TatD family hydrolase, translating to MGKRSGQAVRNRNAQTPPEPPEPLRVAVGDSHTHMDMQTPEVAEIIAAAEAVGVTPLMQVGVDVPSSRWAAEVADRHPGRVWAAVALHPNEAPRIVHGDGAPGVEVDDTDWAGKVRPPGGEAGLAEALAEIDRLAALPRVRAVGETGLDYFRTGEEGVRAQQESFRRHIDIAKRHGRALMIHDRDAHDDVLRVLAEEGAPETVVFHCFSGDADMAKVCAEHGYYMSFAGNVTFASAEPLRQAAAAAPPELILVETDAPFLTPKPYRGRPNAPYLIPYTLRALAEVKGMAEDDLAAAVAANGRRAFRLDTEEPG from the coding sequence ATGGGCAAGCGAAGCGGCCAGGCCGTCCGCAACCGCAACGCGCAGACGCCGCCGGAGCCGCCCGAGCCCCTGCGCGTCGCCGTGGGCGACAGCCACACCCACATGGACATGCAGACCCCCGAGGTCGCCGAGATCATCGCCGCCGCCGAGGCGGTGGGGGTCACGCCGCTGATGCAGGTGGGCGTGGACGTGCCGTCGTCGCGGTGGGCCGCCGAGGTCGCCGACCGCCACCCGGGGCGGGTGTGGGCGGCCGTGGCGCTGCACCCCAACGAGGCCCCGCGGATCGTGCACGGCGACGGCGCACCGGGGGTCGAGGTCGACGACACCGACTGGGCGGGCAAGGTCCGCCCGCCCGGCGGCGAGGCCGGGCTGGCCGAGGCCCTGGCCGAGATCGACCGCCTGGCCGCCCTGCCCCGCGTGCGCGCCGTCGGCGAGACCGGCCTGGACTACTTCCGCACCGGCGAGGAGGGCGTGCGCGCCCAGCAGGAGTCGTTCCGCCGGCACATCGACATCGCCAAGCGGCACGGCCGCGCGCTGATGATCCACGACCGCGACGCCCACGACGACGTCCTGCGCGTCCTGGCCGAGGAGGGCGCGCCCGAGACGGTGGTGTTCCACTGCTTCTCCGGCGACGCCGACATGGCCAAGGTCTGCGCCGAGCACGGCTACTACATGAGCTTCGCCGGGAACGTCACGTTCGCCAGCGCCGAACCGCTGCGCCAGGCGGCGGCCGCGGCCCCGCCGGAGCTGATCCTCGTCGAGACCGACGCCCCCTTCCTCACCCCCAAGCCCTACCGCGGCCGCCCCAACGCCCCCTACCTCATCCCCTACACCCTGCGCGCGCTGGCCGAGGTCAAGGGCATGGCCGAGGACGACCTGGCCGCCGCCGTGGCGGCCAACGGCCGCCGCGCCTTCCGGCTGGACACCGAGGAGCCGGGCTAG
- the metG gene encoding methionine--tRNA ligase, producing MSSKRHILTAVAWPYANGPRHIGHVSGFGVPSDVFARFQRMSGHDVLMVSGTDEHGTPVQVLADQEGVTPRELADRYNRVIVEDLVALGLSYDLFTRTATGNHYAVAQELFTGLYDNGYIFTRTTKGAISPSTGRTLPDRYIEGTCPICGYDSARGDQCDNCGNQLDPIDLIEPRSKVNGEVPEFVDTEHFMLDLPAFAEALGTYLTAKSGQWRPNVLKFSLNLLDDLQPRAVTRDLNWGVPIPLEGWSDNANKRLYVWFDAVVGYLSAAVEWAKRTGDPDAWRRWWQDPQAESYYFMGKDNIVFHAEIWPAMLMGYSGIGDRDGDPGSLGALNLPTEVVSSEFLTMEGRKFSSSRRVAIYVRDFLERYSADALRYYIIAAGPETQDTDFTWAEFVRRNNDELVAAWGNLVNRTISMAAKYVGEIPEAGDLTDDDRRVLDHSRAAFAAVGGHLDRSRFKAGLQEAMRTVAEANKYISDQAPWALRKTDPDRMRTVLHVALQLVDDAKTLLTPFLPASSNKVHAMLGGTGVWSAMPHVEDAVDTIGGSGEPTTYQVITGDYAASQARWESVPVRPGTPLAAPTPLFTKLDPAVADEEVARLEDAAK from the coding sequence ATGTCGTCGAAACGCCACATCCTGACCGCGGTGGCCTGGCCTTACGCCAACGGCCCCCGCCACATCGGACACGTCTCCGGCTTCGGGGTCCCCTCCGACGTCTTCGCGCGCTTCCAGCGAATGTCCGGGCACGACGTCCTGATGGTCAGCGGCACCGACGAGCACGGCACCCCCGTGCAGGTCCTCGCCGACCAGGAGGGTGTCACCCCGCGCGAGCTGGCCGACCGCTACAACCGGGTCATCGTCGAGGACCTGGTCGCCCTCGGCCTGTCCTACGACCTGTTCACCCGCACCGCCACCGGCAACCACTACGCCGTGGCCCAGGAGCTGTTCACCGGGCTCTACGACAACGGCTACATCTTCACCCGCACCACCAAGGGCGCCATCTCGCCCTCCACCGGCCGCACGCTGCCCGACCGCTACATCGAGGGCACCTGCCCCATCTGCGGCTACGACAGCGCGCGCGGCGACCAGTGCGACAACTGCGGCAACCAGCTCGACCCCATCGACCTCATCGAGCCCCGCTCCAAGGTCAACGGCGAGGTCCCCGAGTTCGTCGACACCGAGCACTTCATGCTCGACCTGCCCGCGTTCGCCGAGGCCCTGGGCACCTACCTCACGGCCAAGTCCGGCCAGTGGCGGCCCAACGTCCTGAAGTTCTCGCTGAACCTCCTCGACGACCTCCAGCCGCGCGCGGTCACCCGCGACCTCAACTGGGGCGTGCCGATCCCGCTGGAGGGCTGGAGCGACAACGCCAACAAGCGGCTCTACGTCTGGTTCGACGCCGTCGTGGGCTACCTGTCGGCGGCGGTGGAGTGGGCCAAGCGCACCGGCGACCCCGACGCCTGGCGGCGGTGGTGGCAGGACCCCCAGGCCGAGTCCTACTACTTCATGGGCAAGGACAACATCGTCTTCCACGCCGAGATCTGGCCGGCCATGCTCATGGGCTACAGCGGCATCGGCGACCGCGACGGCGACCCCGGCTCGCTGGGCGCGCTGAACCTGCCCACCGAGGTCGTCTCCAGCGAGTTCCTGACCATGGAGGGCCGCAAGTTCTCCTCGTCGCGGCGCGTGGCCATCTACGTCCGCGACTTCCTGGAGCGCTACTCCGCCGACGCCCTGCGGTACTACATCATCGCGGCCGGCCCCGAGACCCAGGACACCGACTTCACCTGGGCCGAGTTCGTCCGCCGCAACAACGACGAACTCGTGGCCGCCTGGGGCAACCTGGTCAACCGCACGATCTCCATGGCCGCCAAGTACGTCGGCGAGATCCCCGAGGCCGGCGACCTCACCGACGACGACCGCCGGGTCCTCGACCACTCCCGGGCGGCCTTCGCCGCCGTGGGCGGGCACCTGGACCGCTCGCGGTTCAAGGCCGGGCTCCAGGAGGCCATGCGCACCGTCGCCGAGGCCAACAAGTACATCTCCGACCAGGCGCCCTGGGCCCTGCGCAAGACCGACCCCGACCGCATGCGCACCGTCCTGCACGTCGCGCTGCAGCTGGTCGACGACGCCAAGACCCTGCTCACGCCGTTCCTGCCGGCGTCGTCCAACAAGGTCCACGCCATGCTGGGCGGCACGGGGGTGTGGTCGGCCATGCCGCACGTCGAGGACGCCGTGGACACCATCGGCGGCAGCGGCGAACCCACCACCTACCAGGTGATCACCGGCGACTACGCCGCCAGCCAGGCCCGCTGGGAGTCCGTGCCGGTGCGGCCGGGCACCCCGCTGGCGGCCCCCACGCCGCTGTTCACCAAGCTCGACCCCGCCGTGGCCGACGAAGAGGTCGCCCGGCTCGAGGACGCCGCGAAGTAG
- the secD gene encoding protein translocase subunit SecD, with protein sequence MSTQSGAGTRWLRGLVSLAIVIGAFGAAWFIPPQLGLDLSGGTQIVLETQDAPNGTEANAENTDQVIEVLRERIDSLGVSEATMSRSGENRIIVELPGVQDPTEAAEILGQTAQLTFHPVLGVAPAQGSGVQAPTGDFANAPADEANAPADGQDTGGDGGGGGDGGGEGGGSEMSQEELEQLLQGQGGTGAGGGGQPAENPDDVARTLPDEQGNQLQLGASQIQGAQVANAEAVLDPTTNTQWQVNVEFRGEGQDAWAELTGQAACAPQGDATRRIAIVLDDEVISSPEVNADTACDVGQTGGSTTITSSTFTQESAQDLAVLIEGGSLPLPVTEVQRQTVGPTLGADAIEASFIAGAVGILLTAIYICVAYRLVGFMAAVALACYTLISYAALVVLSATLTLPGLAGFVLAIGMAIDANVLIFERAREEYQQQEKVYQANKSAGMADATEAETRQAESGVLSRRRRRAIPPNLQKAFVAGTQKAWSAVVDTNITTLIAAVLLFFFASGTVRGFGVTLGLGTVASMVSALVIARVLVEWTVRRKIVRKRPALSGISKISRVREWLITRNPDLMSRGRLWLGIAGLITVVAVVGIVVRPPNFGVEFTGGRVMDFTTQESISVSEARQAVSEAGFPTAVVQESGDGDVSVRTGPINDDEAADIQEALEAEAGAAERISDERIGPSMGDELRNRALIALVAALALQMVYLGWRFRWSFGLSTMLALAFDIVLVIGLFCWLGRPIDGVFLAAILSVIGFSVNDSVVVFDRVRDEWAQDSKSGFARIANTAILHTLPRTVNTTIGGLFILATLAIFGGSSLRDFSVAMLVGLVSGVFSTMLVAAPLAAWLQRWDKTPPPHVIREKRTKQRRELRAAREASDGAVV encoded by the coding sequence TTGTCCACACAATCGGGAGCCGGGACGCGCTGGCTGCGCGGCCTCGTCTCCCTCGCCATCGTGATCGGTGCCTTCGGCGCCGCGTGGTTCATCCCGCCGCAGCTGGGGCTCGACCTGAGCGGCGGCACCCAGATCGTCCTGGAGACCCAGGACGCCCCCAACGGCACCGAGGCCAACGCCGAGAACACCGACCAGGTGATCGAGGTGCTGCGCGAGCGCATCGACAGCCTCGGCGTCAGCGAGGCGACGATGTCGCGCTCGGGCGAGAACCGCATCATCGTCGAGCTGCCCGGTGTGCAGGACCCCACCGAGGCGGCCGAGATCCTGGGCCAGACCGCCCAGCTCACCTTCCACCCCGTTCTGGGGGTGGCGCCCGCCCAGGGCAGCGGCGTGCAGGCGCCCACCGGCGACTTCGCCAACGCCCCGGCTGACGAGGCCAACGCCCCGGCCGACGGCCAGGACACCGGCGGCGACGGTGGCGGCGGTGGAGACGGCGGCGGCGAGGGCGGCGGCTCCGAGATGAGCCAGGAGGAGCTGGAGCAGCTCCTCCAGGGCCAGGGCGGCACGGGCGCCGGGGGCGGCGGACAGCCCGCCGAGAACCCCGACGACGTCGCCCGCACGCTGCCCGACGAGCAGGGCAACCAGCTCCAGCTGGGCGCGTCCCAGATCCAGGGCGCCCAGGTCGCCAACGCCGAGGCCGTCCTCGACCCCACGACCAACACCCAGTGGCAGGTCAACGTCGAGTTCCGCGGCGAGGGCCAGGACGCCTGGGCCGAGCTGACCGGCCAGGCCGCCTGCGCCCCGCAGGGCGACGCCACGCGTCGCATCGCGATCGTGCTGGACGACGAGGTCATCTCCTCGCCCGAGGTCAACGCCGACACCGCCTGCGACGTCGGCCAGACCGGCGGCAGCACCACCATCACCAGCTCCACCTTCACCCAGGAGAGCGCCCAGGACCTCGCCGTGCTGATCGAGGGCGGCTCCCTGCCGCTGCCGGTCACCGAGGTGCAGCGCCAGACGGTCGGCCCGACCCTGGGCGCCGACGCCATCGAGGCCAGCTTCATCGCCGGCGCGGTGGGCATCCTGCTCACCGCGATCTACATCTGCGTGGCCTACCGGCTGGTCGGCTTCATGGCCGCCGTCGCCCTGGCCTGCTACACGCTGATCTCCTACGCCGCCCTGGTGGTGCTCAGCGCGACGCTCACCCTGCCCGGCCTGGCCGGGTTCGTGCTCGCGATCGGCATGGCGATCGACGCCAACGTGCTGATCTTCGAGCGGGCGCGCGAGGAGTACCAGCAGCAGGAGAAGGTCTACCAGGCCAACAAGTCGGCCGGCATGGCCGACGCCACCGAGGCCGAGACCCGGCAGGCCGAGTCCGGCGTGCTGTCGCGGCGCCGTCGCCGGGCGATCCCGCCGAACCTGCAGAAGGCGTTCGTCGCCGGTACGCAGAAGGCGTGGAGCGCGGTCGTCGACACCAACATCACCACGCTCATCGCCGCCGTCCTGCTGTTCTTCTTCGCCTCGGGCACCGTGCGCGGCTTCGGTGTCACCCTGGGCCTGGGCACCGTGGCGTCGATGGTCTCGGCGCTGGTCATCGCCCGCGTGCTGGTGGAGTGGACCGTGCGGCGCAAGATCGTGCGCAAGCGCCCCGCCCTCAGCGGCATCTCCAAGATCAGCCGGGTGCGCGAGTGGCTCATCACCCGCAACCCCGACCTGATGTCGCGCGGGCGGCTGTGGCTGGGCATCGCCGGCCTGATCACCGTGGTGGCCGTCGTCGGCATCGTCGTGCGCCCGCCGAACTTCGGTGTGGAGTTCACCGGCGGCCGGGTCATGGACTTCACCACCCAGGAGAGCATCAGCGTCAGCGAGGCGCGCCAGGCGGTCTCCGAGGCCGGGTTCCCCACCGCCGTGGTGCAGGAGTCCGGCGACGGCGACGTGTCGGTGCGCACCGGGCCCATCAACGACGACGAGGCCGCCGACATCCAGGAGGCCCTGGAGGCCGAGGCCGGAGCGGCCGAGCGGATCTCCGACGAGCGGATCGGCCCGAGCATGGGCGACGAACTGCGCAACCGCGCGCTCATCGCGCTCGTCGCGGCGCTGGCCCTGCAGATGGTCTACCTGGGCTGGCGGTTCCGCTGGTCGTTCGGGCTGTCCACCATGCTGGCGCTGGCGTTCGACATCGTCCTGGTGATCGGCCTGTTCTGCTGGCTGGGCCGGCCCATCGACGGCGTGTTCCTGGCGGCCATCCTGAGCGTCATCGGCTTCTCGGTGAACGACTCGGTGGTGGTGTTCGACCGGGTGCGCGACGAGTGGGCGCAGGACAGCAAGTCCGGGTTCGCCAGGATCGCCAACACCGCGATCCTGCACACCCTGCCGCGGACGGTGAACACCACCATCGGCGGGCTGTTCATCCTCGCCACGCTCGCGATCTTCGGCGGGT